A single Argentina anserina chromosome 7, drPotAnse1.1, whole genome shotgun sequence DNA region contains:
- the LOC126801844 gene encoding dof zinc finger protein DOF3.7 isoform X1 → MDTAQWPQEIGLEKTMEENMGSASEKRARPQEQLNCPRCNSTNTKFCYYNNYSRTQPRYFCKTCRRYWTEGGTLRNVPVGGGSRKNKRATSATASNSSSAISSSKNIIPDLNPPSLSHFSSQNPRMTHDGQDLNLAFSANVEHYNGTNTAHYVDHHHQVPKMESNSSSALELMRSTGIASRGVNSYMPNSMQDPNGVLYPSSGFSLQEFKPSQLGFCVDGLGSRYGDHPEENGGNGRLLFPFGDLKQISSTTTGHHELDQTKGQGNSTGYWNGLMGGGSW, encoded by the exons ATGGACACTGCTCAATGGCCTCAG GAAATTGGATTGGAGAAGACAATGGAAGAGAATATGGGGTCGGCCTCAGAGAAAAGAGCAAGGCCTCAAGAGCAGTTGAATTGTCCAAGGTGCAATTCAACGAACACCAAGTTTTGTTATTACAACAATTATAGCCGCACTCAACCAAGATACTTCTGCAAAACATGCAGAAGGTATTGGACTGAAGGTGGAACTCTCAGAAATGTTCCTGTTGGAGGAGGttcaagaaagaacaaaaggGCAACATCAGCAACAGCTTCAAATTCATCGTCAGCGATTTCTTCATCAAAGAATATCATTCCTGACCTTAACCCACCAAGTCTGTCTCACTTTTCATCTCAAAACCCTAGGATGACCCATGACGGCCAAGATCTTAATCTGGCCTTCTCTGCTAATGTGGAGCACTACAACGGCACTAATACTGCTCATTATGTTGATCATCACCACCAGGTGCCCAAAATGGAAAGCAACAGCTCATCGGCTTTGGAGCTGATGAGGAGTACTGGCATTGCTTCTAGAGGTGTGAATTCATATATGCCAAACTCAATGCAGGATCCAAATGGAGTGCTTTATCCATCGTCCGGGTTCTCTTTGCAAGAATTCAAACCAAGCCAGCTTGGATTTTGTGTTGATGGGCTTGGAAGTAGGTATGGTGATCATCCTGAAGAGAATGGTGGTAATGGAAGGCTCTTGTTTCCATTTGGGGATTTGAAGCAGATCTCAAGCACTACTACAGGTCATCACGAACTTGATCAGACTAAGGGGCAAGGTAATTCCACTGGGTATTGGAATGGGTTAATGGGTGGAGGGTCATGGTGA
- the LOC126801844 gene encoding dof zinc finger protein DOF3.7 isoform X2 — protein MQKEIGLEKTMEENMGSASEKRARPQEQLNCPRCNSTNTKFCYYNNYSRTQPRYFCKTCRRYWTEGGTLRNVPVGGGSRKNKRATSATASNSSSAISSSKNIIPDLNPPSLSHFSSQNPRMTHDGQDLNLAFSANVEHYNGTNTAHYVDHHHQVPKMESNSSSALELMRSTGIASRGVNSYMPNSMQDPNGVLYPSSGFSLQEFKPSQLGFCVDGLGSRYGDHPEENGGNGRLLFPFGDLKQISSTTTGHHELDQTKGQGNSTGYWNGLMGGGSW, from the exons ATGCAAAAG GAAATTGGATTGGAGAAGACAATGGAAGAGAATATGGGGTCGGCCTCAGAGAAAAGAGCAAGGCCTCAAGAGCAGTTGAATTGTCCAAGGTGCAATTCAACGAACACCAAGTTTTGTTATTACAACAATTATAGCCGCACTCAACCAAGATACTTCTGCAAAACATGCAGAAGGTATTGGACTGAAGGTGGAACTCTCAGAAATGTTCCTGTTGGAGGAGGttcaagaaagaacaaaaggGCAACATCAGCAACAGCTTCAAATTCATCGTCAGCGATTTCTTCATCAAAGAATATCATTCCTGACCTTAACCCACCAAGTCTGTCTCACTTTTCATCTCAAAACCCTAGGATGACCCATGACGGCCAAGATCTTAATCTGGCCTTCTCTGCTAATGTGGAGCACTACAACGGCACTAATACTGCTCATTATGTTGATCATCACCACCAGGTGCCCAAAATGGAAAGCAACAGCTCATCGGCTTTGGAGCTGATGAGGAGTACTGGCATTGCTTCTAGAGGTGTGAATTCATATATGCCAAACTCAATGCAGGATCCAAATGGAGTGCTTTATCCATCGTCCGGGTTCTCTTTGCAAGAATTCAAACCAAGCCAGCTTGGATTTTGTGTTGATGGGCTTGGAAGTAGGTATGGTGATCATCCTGAAGAGAATGGTGGTAATGGAAGGCTCTTGTTTCCATTTGGGGATTTGAAGCAGATCTCAAGCACTACTACAGGTCATCACGAACTTGATCAGACTAAGGGGCAAGGTAATTCCACTGGGTATTGGAATGGGTTAATGGGTGGAGGGTCATGGTGA
- the LOC126801847 gene encoding uncharacterized protein LOC126801847, giving the protein MASLYVKAVPPADLNRNTEWFMYPGVWTTYILILFFSWLLVLSIFGCSPGMAWTIVNLSHFVVTYQFFHWKKGTPFAEDQGIYNGLTWWEQMDNGKQLTRNRKFLTVVPVVLYLIASHTTDYQHPMLFLNTLAVIVLVIAKFPNMHKVRIFGINGDK; this is encoded by the exons ATGGCGAGCCTGTATGTGAAAGCTGTGCCTCCTGCGGATCTGAATAGGAACACAGAGTGGTTCATGTACCCTGGAGTTTGGACCACCTATATTctcatcctcttcttctcttggCTTCTTGTGCTCTCGATCTTTGGCTGCTCTCCTGGCATGGCTTGGACGATAGTCAATCTCTCTCATTTCGTG GTAACTTATCAATTCTTCCACTGGAAAAAAGGAACTCCCTTTGCCGAAGACCAGGGGATCTACAATGGATTGACATGGTGGGAGCAGATGGATAATGGGAAGCAGCTCACCCGCAACAGGAAGTTTTTGACAGTTGTTCCCGTGGTGCT GTACTTAATTGCCTCACACACAACTGACTACCAGCACCCGATGCTCTTTCTCAACACTCTTGCGGTCATTGTTTTAGTGATTGCCAAATTCCCCAATATGCACAAAGTCCGAATTTTTGGAATAAATGGAGATAAGTGA